In Hallerella succinigenes, the following are encoded in one genomic region:
- a CDS encoding type I restriction endonuclease subunit R, giving the protein MAFKEADLEKVFIDLLVQEGCKYVPGEAIGRGEGEVLIEQDLRDYLHRRYDSEGITENEIRSVVLQLRNLSASALYESNKKFCSWLSDGFMLKRENPKDKDFLIELADFRPLGEQRKSGFGVDDDEEAMPLAADVAAKYCADCNIVKIVNQFEIVGSEKRIPDAILFVNGLPLVVFEFKSAVREEATVFNAYEQLTVRYRRDIPQLFVYNAFCVISDGVNNRAGSFFAKYDYFYAWRRVEFGDRRIEAEGIESLYSMIQGMFNRKRLLDIFKNFQYFPDSSKKEQKVLCRYPQYYAARSLYENICKARKPYGDGRGGTYFGATGCGKSFTMLFLTRLLMKSLEFKTPTIVLITDRTDLDDQLSGLFTASKKYIGDERVESVESRADLREKLQGRKSGGVFLATIQKFSEDIELLTDRDNVVCISDEAHRTQTNLDQKITVTDKGVKTSFGFARYLHNSLPNATYVGFTGTPIDATLDVFGPEVDIYTMTESVKDGITVPIVYEGRAAKVVLNNSVLEEIEKYYEEAAESGANEYQIDQSKQDVAQMGVILGDPDRLKAVAKDFVAHYEARVQEKSTVRGKAMFVCYSRQIAYALYKNILELRPEWGVAKICDDAEFAGEAIELTDKEKRELKPVEKIKMVMTRSKDDEKDLYDLLGDKDARKELDRLFKQERSNFKIAIVVDMWLTGFDVPCLDAIYIDKPIQQHSLIQTISRVNRTFAGKDKGIVVDYIGIKRKMNLALKQYGAGSEQNVEDITAAITEFRNHLDLLDKLMYKFDASVYFKSTGDGAELKKLECLKQAQEFVQTTKEKEARFMGLAKRLKAAYDICVGNEGITQAERDRAHFYFAIRSILHKLTKGNAPDTAQMNARVREMIASALQSEGVEDVLQLSDAEADQAKQNIFDDEYLQHINRIKLPNTKIKLLQMLLQKAIGQIRKVNKVKGVNFTQKMQQLVEQYNDRTEQDILKSEVYEEMAETLTDMIVQVRKAFTEGEEKGLSFEETAFYDILKSLCVKYHFTYPEDKLIALSKRVKILVDEQAAYPDWDKRDDIKSALKVDLIILLDEFGYPPVERDEVYGEIFEQAENFKKGR; this is encoded by the coding sequence ATGGCGTTCAAGGAAGCCGACTTAGAGAAAGTGTTTATTGACCTCCTGGTTCAGGAGGGCTGCAAGTACGTGCCCGGCGAGGCGATTGGCCGCGGCGAGGGCGAGGTCTTGATTGAGCAGGACCTGCGCGACTACTTGCACCGTCGTTACGATTCCGAGGGCATTACCGAGAACGAAATCCGTTCGGTTGTTTTGCAGTTGCGGAATCTTTCGGCGAGTGCGCTTTACGAGAGCAACAAGAAGTTCTGTTCCTGGCTTTCGGATGGCTTTATGCTCAAGCGCGAGAACCCGAAGGATAAGGATTTTCTCATTGAGCTTGCGGATTTTAGGCCGCTGGGTGAACAGAGAAAGTCGGGTTTCGGTGTCGATGATGATGAAGAGGCGATGCCGCTGGCGGCCGATGTGGCGGCGAAATACTGCGCCGACTGCAATATCGTCAAAATTGTAAACCAGTTTGAAATTGTCGGCTCCGAAAAGCGTATTCCCGACGCAATCCTTTTTGTGAACGGGCTCCCGCTTGTGGTGTTCGAGTTCAAGAGTGCCGTGCGCGAAGAGGCGACGGTTTTCAACGCATACGAACAGTTGACGGTGCGCTACCGCCGCGATATTCCGCAGTTGTTTGTCTATAACGCCTTCTGCGTGATTAGCGATGGCGTGAACAACAGGGCGGGCAGTTTCTTTGCCAAGTACGATTATTTTTATGCGTGGCGACGCGTGGAATTTGGCGACAGGCGAATCGAGGCCGAGGGCATCGAGAGCCTTTACTCCATGATTCAGGGAATGTTCAATCGCAAACGCCTGTTGGACATTTTCAAGAACTTCCAGTATTTCCCGGACAGTAGCAAAAAGGAGCAGAAGGTCCTGTGCCGTTATCCGCAATATTATGCGGCGCGGTCTTTGTACGAAAACATTTGCAAGGCTCGCAAGCCTTATGGCGACGGCAGGGGCGGCACGTATTTTGGTGCGACGGGTTGCGGCAAGAGCTTTACGATGCTCTTCTTGACGCGGTTGCTCATGAAGTCGCTAGAATTCAAGACGCCGACGATTGTGCTGATTACCGATCGCACCGATTTGGACGACCAGCTTTCGGGACTGTTTACAGCGTCCAAGAAGTATATCGGCGACGAACGCGTCGAAAGTGTGGAGAGCCGTGCCGACCTGCGCGAAAAGTTGCAGGGCCGCAAGAGCGGAGGCGTGTTCCTCGCTACCATCCAGAAGTTCAGCGAAGATATCGAACTGCTGACCGACCGCGATAATGTTGTCTGCATTTCGGACGAAGCACACCGCACGCAGACGAACCTGGACCAGAAAATTACGGTGACCGATAAGGGCGTCAAGACGAGTTTCGGTTTTGCGCGTTACTTGCACAATTCCTTGCCCAATGCGACTTACGTGGGCTTTACGGGCACGCCGATTGATGCGACGCTCGATGTGTTCGGCCCCGAGGTCGATATTTACACCATGACCGAATCGGTGAAGGACGGCATTACGGTACCCATCGTTTACGAGGGGCGTGCCGCCAAGGTGGTGCTGAACAATTCCGTTCTCGAAGAGATTGAGAAGTATTACGAAGAAGCTGCAGAATCGGGTGCCAACGAATACCAGATTGACCAGAGCAAGCAGGATGTGGCGCAGATGGGCGTGATTCTCGGCGACCCAGACCGGTTGAAGGCTGTGGCGAAGGATTTCGTGGCGCATTACGAAGCCCGCGTTCAGGAAAAATCGACCGTTCGCGGCAAGGCGATGTTCGTTTGTTACAGCCGCCAGATTGCGTATGCGCTGTACAAGAACATCTTGGAGCTGCGCCCGGAATGGGGCGTGGCGAAAATCTGCGACGATGCGGAATTTGCGGGCGAGGCGATCGAACTTACCGACAAGGAAAAGCGGGAACTGAAACCGGTTGAAAAAATCAAGATGGTCATGACCCGCAGCAAGGACGACGAAAAGGATCTTTATGACTTGCTTGGCGATAAGGACGCCCGCAAGGAACTGGACCGCCTTTTCAAACAGGAACGATCCAACTTCAAGATTGCGATAGTCGTGGATATGTGGCTCACGGGTTTTGACGTTCCGTGCCTCGACGCCATTTACATCGACAAACCGATTCAGCAGCATTCCCTGATTCAGACGATTTCCCGCGTGAACAGGACATTTGCTGGCAAGGACAAGGGAATTGTCGTTGATTATATCGGCATCAAGCGCAAGATGAACTTGGCACTAAAGCAGTACGGAGCCGGTTCTGAGCAGAACGTGGAAGACATTACCGCCGCGATTACGGAGTTCCGCAACCATCTGGATTTGCTCGACAAACTGATGTACAAGTTTGATGCGTCGGTGTATTTCAAGAGCACAGGCGACGGTGCGGAATTGAAAAAGTTGGAATGCCTCAAGCAGGCGCAGGAATTCGTGCAAACCACGAAGGAAAAGGAAGCCCGCTTTATGGGCCTTGCGAAACGCCTGAAGGCCGCATACGACATTTGCGTCGGCAACGAGGGAATTACGCAGGCCGAGCGCGACCGTGCGCATTTCTACTTCGCAATTCGCTCCATTTTGCATAAACTCACCAAGGGCAATGCGCCCGATACCGCGCAGATGAACGCCCGCGTCCGCGAGATGATTGCCTCGGCACTCCAGAGCGAAGGCGTAGAAGACGTTTTGCAGTTGAGCGATGCCGAAGCCGACCAGGCAAAACAGAACATCTTTGACGACGAATATCTGCAGCACATCAACCGCATCAAGCTGCCGAACACGAAAATCAAGTTGCTGCAAATGCTCCTGCAAAAAGCCATTGGGCAAATCCGCAAGGTGAACAAAGTCAAGGGCGTCAACTTCACGCAGAAAATGCAACAGCTCGTGGAACAATACAACGACCGCACCGAACAAGACATCTTGAAAAGCGAAGTCTATGAAGAAATGGCCGAAACCTTGACCGACATGATTGTCCAAGTCCGCAAGGCCTTCACCGAAGGCGAAGAAAAAGGCCTCAGCTTCGAAGAAACCGCGTTCTATGACATTCTAAAATCGCTCTGCGTCAAGTACCACTTCACCTATCCCGAAGACAAACTAATTGCCCTCTCAAAACGCGTCAAGATTCTCGTTGACGAACAAGCCGCATACCCCGACTGGGACAAGCGCGACGACATTAAATCCGCATTGAAAGTGGACTTGATAATCCTTCTCGATGAATTCGGCTACCCGCCCGTCGAACGCGACGAAGTCTATGGGGAAATCTTTGAGCAAGCTGAGAATTTTAAGAAGGGAAGATAG
- a CDS encoding caspase family protein, with translation MRKALIVGINYYKSRFINNLKGCVNDATNVARVLTQNADDTVNFECNVCLAKDRNSSISSNELRESIRTLFAGDDDIALLYFSGHGYCDSVGGYLISSDSRTGCDGVTLNEVVTLANQSKCKNKIIILDCCHSGVAAENPISGVSEIKEGVVILTACTKIQPAMEKGGEGIFTSLLVDALNGSAANLIGNITPGSVYAYIDQSLGAWEQRPVFKANVKNFVSLRKTQPTISLDDLHKLVSLFPTSNYEYPLNPTYEPEMKGRSEGMPGPILENTQKFAILQKYNRVNLLVPVDAPHMWHAAMWSKSCKLTALGRFYHMLVQKGRI, from the coding sequence ATGAGAAAAGCATTGATCGTAGGAATTAACTACTATAAATCGCGATTTATTAATAATTTGAAAGGCTGTGTCAATGATGCGACAAATGTTGCACGTGTGTTGACGCAAAATGCAGATGATACTGTAAATTTTGAATGCAATGTTTGCCTTGCAAAAGATCGAAACTCTTCAATATCTTCAAATGAGTTGCGAGAATCTATTCGAACTCTGTTTGCTGGAGACGACGATATTGCTCTTTTGTATTTTTCAGGGCATGGTTACTGCGATTCTGTTGGTGGTTATTTGATTTCTTCCGATAGCCGAACAGGATGTGATGGTGTTACGCTAAACGAGGTTGTTACTCTAGCAAACCAGTCAAAGTGTAAAAATAAAATTATAATCCTTGATTGCTGCCATTCTGGTGTTGCTGCAGAAAATCCAATAAGTGGTGTTAGCGAAATTAAGGAAGGTGTTGTAATTTTGACGGCTTGTACGAAAATACAGCCCGCAATGGAAAAGGGTGGGGAGGGAATATTTACATCTTTGCTTGTAGATGCACTTAATGGTAGTGCCGCAAATTTAATAGGAAATATTACGCCAGGAAGTGTATATGCCTATATTGATCAGTCGCTTGGAGCGTGGGAACAGCGTCCCGTGTTTAAAGCGAATGTAAAGAATTTTGTGTCGCTTAGAAAGACTCAACCAACGATTTCTTTAGACGACTTGCATAAATTAGTAAGTTTATTCCCTACTTCAAATTATGAGTATCCATTAAATCCAACGTATGAGCCTGAAATGAAGGGGCGTTCTGAAGGAATGCCGGGACCTATATTAGAAAATACTCAAAAGTTTGCAATATTACAAAAATACAATCGAGTAAATTTATTAGTTCCTGTAGATGCCCCTCATATGTGGCATGCGGCTATGTGGTCGAAAAGTTGTAAGCTGACTGCACTTGGTCGTTTTTATCATATGCTTGTACAAAAAGGACGGATTTAG
- a CDS encoding helix-turn-helix domain-containing protein, whose product MANLSIFSARLKNARIMKGLSMDELCAAMGNVVSKMAISKYENGQLAPNSRVIIALSKALGLPIDYFFRPFTVQVDSVRFRKKSTLPQKKENSLRETIADLMERYINIEEICSTAAEKHRLPQIKANSAEEVKMAAAIVRKEWKLGLAGIVNVIDLLENHGVKVIEIDAPESFDGMSSLVNEKFHVVILNKAFSVERKRFTALHELGHLVLRFPKSIDKKKEESFCHLFASEMLVPEPELKRILGKARKDISYQELRAIQLGYGISCDAIMYKAKECGIISEQRYRTFCIQKNKATKFKALIETSLYHDEESTRFVSLVYKALSKELITISKAASLLHQNIEQVRRDLALV is encoded by the coding sequence ATGGCAAATCTTTCCATTTTCTCTGCTAGGCTTAAAAACGCCCGAATTATGAAAGGGCTCTCCATGGACGAACTTTGTGCGGCCATGGGGAATGTCGTTTCAAAGATGGCGATTTCAAAGTACGAAAACGGCCAGCTGGCACCGAACAGCAGAGTCATCATCGCTCTATCCAAGGCGCTGGGCCTGCCCATTGACTACTTTTTCAGGCCCTTTACGGTGCAGGTAGATTCCGTGAGGTTCCGCAAGAAAAGCACGCTCCCGCAGAAAAAGGAAAACAGCCTCCGCGAAACCATCGCCGACCTGATGGAACGCTACATCAACATCGAGGAAATCTGCAGCACCGCCGCCGAGAAACACCGCCTACCCCAAATCAAGGCCAATTCAGCCGAAGAAGTTAAAATGGCCGCCGCGATAGTCCGCAAGGAATGGAAACTCGGCCTGGCAGGCATCGTGAACGTAATCGACCTACTCGAAAATCACGGCGTAAAAGTCATCGAGATTGACGCACCGGAATCTTTTGACGGCATGAGCAGCCTGGTCAATGAAAAATTCCATGTTGTCATTCTGAACAAGGCTTTTTCCGTCGAACGGAAACGCTTTACCGCGCTTCACGAACTCGGGCACCTCGTACTTCGCTTCCCTAAGTCCATTGATAAAAAGAAAGAAGAATCATTCTGCCACCTGTTCGCAAGCGAAATGCTAGTCCCGGAACCTGAACTCAAGCGGATTCTCGGCAAGGCCCGCAAGGACATCTCGTACCAGGAACTGAGAGCCATCCAGCTCGGTTATGGAATTTCTTGCGACGCGATCATGTACAAGGCGAAGGAATGCGGCATTATTTCAGAACAGCGCTACCGAACCTTCTGCATCCAGAAAAATAAGGCGACGAAATTCAAGGCCCTCATCGAAACATCGCTATACCACGACGAAGAATCCACCAGGTTCGTAAGCCTGGTCTATAAGGCCCTGAGTAAGGAACTCATCACCATATCCAAGGCCGCAAGCCTGCTGCATCAGAACATTGAACAAGTCCGTAGGGATCTCGCACTAGTATGA
- a CDS encoding caspase family protein gives MTRKAVVIGVDHSSGNPLNSCILDAQEISKLLSKNADGSDNFEITELHDATVNEALNAVQELFQSEADVALFYFSGHGGLYQSVGSLQMTDGPLMLKGLMESVLESNSQNRIVILDSCFSGDVGNILSNQSLLVPGVTFMSACKRNEVSKCVKGRCSLYTSCIVDALSGGAADLFGDVSLDSIHSYADKILSSGGQHPVFKTSANEFLSLRKAAPRISKDELKEALLLFPNVDSQFQLDPSFEETNVDGSQDRHLKPYAIDENVRIFKKLQRLQGFGLVIPNDADYMYWAAMKSKSCSLTPIGQAYWRIFSNN, from the coding sequence ATGACAAGGAAAGCCGTCGTAATTGGGGTAGATCATAGTTCAGGAAATCCGCTAAACAGTTGTATTCTTGATGCGCAAGAAATAAGCAAATTGTTGTCGAAGAATGCAGATGGTTCTGATAATTTTGAAATTACAGAATTACATGATGCAACTGTAAACGAAGCTTTGAATGCCGTTCAAGAATTATTTCAATCGGAAGCCGATGTCGCTTTGTTCTATTTCTCTGGACATGGTGGATTGTATCAGTCTGTTGGTAGTCTTCAAATGACTGATGGCCCATTGATGTTGAAAGGATTAATGGAATCTGTTTTAGAGTCAAATAGCCAAAATAGAATTGTGATATTGGATAGCTGTTTTTCTGGGGATGTAGGAAATATCCTTTCGAATCAATCTTTATTGGTCCCAGGAGTTACATTTATGTCTGCATGTAAACGCAATGAAGTTTCTAAATGCGTTAAAGGGCGATGCAGCCTTTATACAAGTTGTATAGTTGACGCTTTGTCGGGAGGAGCTGCTGATTTATTTGGTGACGTATCTTTGGATTCGATTCATTCGTATGCTGATAAAATCCTTTCTTCAGGAGGGCAGCATCCTGTATTTAAAACAAGTGCTAATGAATTTTTGTCGCTTAGAAAAGCTGCGCCGAGGATTTCAAAAGACGAATTAAAGGAAGCTTTGCTTCTATTTCCGAATGTTGATTCCCAATTTCAGTTGGACCCTTCTTTTGAAGAGACGAATGTCGATGGTTCGCAAGATCGTCATTTGAAACCTTATGCAATTGATGAAAATGTTCGGATTTTTAAGAAATTACAACGTTTGCAAGGTTTTGGGCTCGTCATTCCAAATGATGCAGATTATATGTATTGGGCCGCAATGAAGTCCAAATCGTGTTCGTTGACACCTATTGGGCAAGCGTACTGGCGAATTTTTTCTAATAATTAG
- a CDS encoding toll/interleukin-1 receptor domain-containing protein, translating to MKVFISHQQKDAVAAKTVYDTLRYNGVEAYLDLLDSALLKDGRQLTSHIVSKIDESTDVIAVVSDNTKESWWVPFEIGVATDKPRPIATYICGWVSLPEYLDFWPQLRTPSDINAYVQKRQGLAYRYLDNTMNLLESIGRRKDRIAEFYTALNNEIHWRP from the coding sequence GTGAAGGTTTTTATTTCTCATCAGCAAAAGGATGCTGTAGCGGCAAAAACGGTTTATGACACGCTTCGTTACAATGGTGTTGAAGCTTATCTTGACTTATTGGATTCTGCGTTATTGAAGGATGGGCGGCAACTTACTAGTCATATTGTGTCAAAGATAGACGAAAGTACAGATGTAATCGCAGTAGTTTCTGATAATACAAAAGAATCCTGGTGGGTTCCTTTTGAAATTGGTGTTGCAACGGATAAACCACGTCCAATAGCCACGTATATATGCGGTTGGGTATCATTGCCCGAATACCTCGATTTTTGGCCTCAATTACGTACACCATCGGATATTAATGCATATGTACAAAAACGTCAAGGCTTAGCATATAGGTACCTGGACAATACAATGAATCTTCTTGAATCTATTGGAAGAAGAAAGGATAGAATCGCAGAGTTTTATACTGCGCTAAATAATGAAATCCATTGGAGACCGTAA
- a CDS encoding TIGR02147 family protein, translating to MAEKQEHRKIFEYLDYREFLRDYYQSKKAANPAFSLRAFSDKIGFKAKDFISRVMQGDKNLSTQSIQKIVTGLKFGKREASFFEDLVWFNQAETMDEKNSWFQKMQNELKIVRFTEGQHQLAFYQYQVYSHWRHLVVRSLIGMYGFHGDFTSLAKSVHPTITIEEAKESVELLEKCNLVKKNEDGSYELVNKDITTGDRTSKIALRGFHQHCLALGAESIDRDPPTMRNISGLTLGISQAGYEKIVERMSAFRKEIAQIANEDKDADKVYQMQLLLFPIGGKL from the coding sequence ATGGCAGAGAAGCAAGAACATCGCAAAATATTCGAATACCTGGACTACAGGGAATTTTTGCGCGATTACTACCAGTCCAAAAAGGCGGCAAACCCAGCCTTTTCTCTGCGTGCATTTTCCGATAAAATCGGATTCAAGGCCAAAGACTTCATTAGCCGCGTCATGCAGGGCGACAAGAACCTTTCTACTCAGAGCATTCAAAAGATCGTCACCGGCCTCAAGTTCGGAAAACGCGAAGCCTCTTTCTTTGAAGATCTCGTCTGGTTCAACCAGGCCGAAACCATGGACGAAAAGAACAGTTGGTTCCAAAAAATGCAGAACGAGCTGAAAATCGTCCGCTTTACAGAAGGGCAGCACCAGCTCGCCTTTTACCAGTACCAGGTATATTCGCACTGGCGCCATCTCGTTGTACGCTCCCTCATCGGCATGTACGGTTTTCACGGAGACTTCACAAGCCTTGCAAAATCCGTCCACCCGACAATTACAATCGAAGAAGCCAAAGAATCTGTAGAACTTCTCGAAAAATGCAATCTGGTCAAGAAAAACGAAGACGGCTCCTACGAACTGGTCAACAAAGATATTACAACCGGCGACCGCACATCTAAAATCGCACTCCGCGGTTTTCACCAGCATTGCCTCGCCCTCGGCGCCGAATCCATTGACCGCGACCCGCCCACCATGCGCAACATTTCGGGCTTAACGCTCGGCATTTCGCAAGCAGGCTACGAAAAGATCGTGGAACGTATGAGCGCCTTCCGCAAGGAAATCGCCCAGATCGCGAACGAAGACAAGGACGCCGACAAGGTTTACCAAATGCAGCTTCTGCTCTTCCCCATCGGCGGGAAGCTGTAA
- a CDS encoding helix-turn-helix domain-containing protein: protein MKKDQVLDYMDSLEKEDGKLASFVKTYEALSSFLTDFDFMKDSLGLTQKDIADKMGTTQSAISRIASLKTNPSYKQLLKMAEAVGGNLYITPMKDMTVQVPYDLQETVRKLAEGEDKTTNEYLDEVIRDAVESEYESYTKMSIPWNKVCEPIATYNCESNFMWKKAEWSMMNLQKIEVTSLKPETQKIAAA from the coding sequence ATGAAAAAAGATCAAGTCTTAGATTACATGGATTCGCTCGAAAAAGAAGACGGAAAATTGGCTTCGTTTGTGAAAACGTACGAGGCTCTGTCTTCGTTCTTGACTGATTTTGATTTCATGAAGGATTCTTTGGGGCTGACGCAGAAGGACATTGCCGATAAAATGGGAACGACGCAAAGTGCGATTTCTCGCATCGCGTCGCTGAAAACGAATCCCTCCTACAAGCAGTTGCTGAAGATGGCAGAGGCTGTCGGCGGGAATTTGTACATCACTCCAATGAAGGACATGACAGTCCAGGTTCCGTACGATTTGCAGGAAACTGTTCGGAAGTTGGCCGAAGGTGAAGACAAGACGACGAACGAGTATCTAGATGAAGTTATTCGCGATGCTGTTGAATCGGAATATGAATCCTACACAAAGATGTCCATTCCGTGGAATAAAGTGTGCGAACCGATTGCAACATACAATTGCGAGTCCAACTTCATGTGGAAAAAAGCCGAATGGTCAATGATGAATTTGCAAAAAATTGAGGTCACTTCGTTAAAACCAGAAACGCAGAAGATTGCTGCTGCTTAA
- a CDS encoding nitroreductase family protein translates to MKNRFALTLMATLICSTLAMAQLQKLPAPAKTGGKPVMEALWDRASGTEFNDKMLSDQDLSNLLFAAIGVNRPADGKLTSPTARNFQEIRVFVFTSKGVSEYLNKENALKQVAKGDHRGLVADRQDWAKAAPVSIVIVADETKFGSSDARAKVTMGTDAGIVSENINLFCAGMGLVTRPRMTMDVPAIKKLLKLSDSQVPLLNNPVGYAK, encoded by the coding sequence ATGAAAAATCGTTTTGCACTTACGCTTATGGCAACGCTCATCTGCAGTACGCTTGCCATGGCGCAGCTCCAAAAACTTCCCGCTCCGGCAAAGACTGGCGGCAAGCCTGTCATGGAGGCGCTCTGGGACAGGGCTTCTGGCACGGAGTTCAACGACAAGATGCTCAGTGACCAAGATCTTTCGAATTTGCTTTTTGCGGCTATCGGCGTGAACCGCCCTGCCGACGGCAAGCTCACTTCGCCGACTGCCCGCAACTTCCAGGAAATCCGCGTGTTCGTGTTCACGAGCAAGGGCGTCTCGGAATACCTGAACAAGGAAAACGCCTTGAAGCAGGTGGCGAAGGGTGACCACAGGGGGCTCGTTGCCGACCGTCAGGATTGGGCGAAGGCGGCCCCGGTCAGCATCGTCATCGTTGCAGACGAGACCAAGTTCGGCAGCAGCGACGCCCGCGCCAAGGTGACGATGGGAACCGACGCGGGAATCGTGAGCGAGAATATTAATTTGTTCTGTGCCGGCATGGGCCTGGTGACCCGCCCGCGCATGACGATGGACGTTCCCGCCATTAAGAAGCTTCTCAAGCTTTCGGACTCGCAGGTGCCCTTGCTGAACAATCCCGTGGGCTACGCGAAGTGA
- a CDS encoding virulence RhuM family protein: MSNELAKQISYILYSSPEEDVKVMALVKDETIWLTQKAMAELFDVNVPGISKHLKNIYDEGELSESATVSILETVQNENGRSVKRNVSFYNLDAIISVGYRVNSAKATKFRIWATGILKEYIKKGFVLDDERLKQGNAVFGKDYFKELLERVRSIRASERRIWQQITDIFAECSIDYDKNSEITKKFFATVQNKFHYAITGQTAAEIVYERADHKKDHMGLTTWKNSPSGRVLKSDVNIAKNYLSEKQIRQLERAVSGYFDYIEDLIEREIAFNMEQFAASVNEFLEFRRYDILDGNGKVSRDQADEKAFGEYEIFNRTQKIDSDFDKVIRKIKKN, translated from the coding sequence ATGTCGAACGAACTAGCCAAGCAGATATCGTATATTCTTTACAGCAGTCCTGAAGAAGATGTCAAGGTTATGGCCCTTGTCAAGGACGAGACCATCTGGCTGACGCAGAAGGCGATGGCTGAGCTGTTTGATGTTAATGTTCCGGGCATTTCGAAGCATTTGAAAAACATATACGATGAAGGAGAGCTTAGTGAATCCGCAACTGTTTCCATTTTGGAAACAGTTCAAAATGAAAATGGCCGTTCCGTAAAGCGCAATGTCTCTTTCTACAATCTCGATGCGATTATTTCTGTCGGTTACCGCGTAAATTCCGCAAAGGCCACAAAGTTCCGCATTTGGGCTACGGGAATCCTGAAGGAATATATCAAGAAGGGTTTTGTGCTCGACGACGAGCGCTTAAAGCAGGGTAACGCCGTTTTTGGAAAGGACTACTTCAAGGAACTTTTGGAAAGGGTCCGCTCTATCCGTGCGAGCGAACGCCGTATCTGGCAGCAGATAACGGATATTTTTGCCGAGTGTTCCATAGACTACGACAAGAATTCCGAAATAACGAAAAAGTTTTTCGCCACGGTTCAGAATAAGTTCCACTATGCGATAACGGGACAGACGGCGGCAGAAATCGTGTATGAGAGGGCCGACCACAAAAAAGACCACATGGGGCTTACGACTTGGAAAAATTCTCCGAGCGGCCGTGTGCTGAAAAGCGATGTGAACATTGCCAAGAATTATTTGTCAGAAAAGCAGATCCGTCAGCTGGAACGTGCGGTGAGCGGTTATTTTGACTACATCGAAGACTTGATAGAGCGGGAGATTGCTTTTAACATGGAGCAGTTTGCCGCAAGCGTGAACGAGTTTCTGGAATTTAGGCGCTACGATATTCTCGATGGCAATGGAAAAGTCAGCCGGGATCAGGCCGACGAGAAAGCTTTTGGGGAATACGAGATTTTCAACCGCACGCAAAAGATTGACTCTGATTTCGACAAGGTAATCCGGAAAATAAAGAAGAATTAA
- a CDS encoding DUF1016 N-terminal domain-containing protein: MQKEELKDKRAGYGDLVISALSKKFTQRYGRGFNKSNQYMFVQFFTDYPQIFQSVIGKSGQKQLEFIPTKPVALGWTHYT; encoded by the coding sequence ATTCAAAAGGAGGAGCTCAAGGACAAACGAGCCGGATATGGCGATTTGGTCATATCAGCATTGAGTAAAAAATTTACTCAACGTTATGGACGAGGATTTAACAAAAGCAATCAGTATATGTTCGTGCAATTCTTTACAGACTATCCTCAAATTTTCCAATCAGTAATTGGAAAATCTGGACAGAAACAATTGGAGTTCATACCTACTAAACCTGTTGCGTTAGGTTGGACTCATTATACTTGA